A section of the Sporocytophaga myxococcoides DSM 11118 genome encodes:
- a CDS encoding DcaP family trimeric outer membrane transporter, with amino-acid sequence MKNLKGVSFIITLFFLSLFHSVRAQEDKAPTSEAAPKKEKVDSMSIYGFAMGDAGYNFNNIDPLWFDVVRPTKLPAYKNQFGSDGNTFFSVRQSRLGVKSYFNTRYGQMKTIFEIDMFGVGVDAGETTIRLRHAYGELGRFGAGQTHSPFMDIDVFPNILDYWGPNGMIFFRNVQIRYMPIQKEHSLLTFALERPGASQDMGRYTSSIELDSIEPRFPLPDFSAEYRQMGKFGYVRVAGIIRRIMWKDQNPDSLDLSGGTVGWGFNVSTNLNLGKKDIFRGQFVYGRGIQSYINDAPSDVALKEDASPSPKPVKAVPIPMISLVAFLEHTWSEKFSTTLGYSMLNIDNPDGQSDDAFHKGQYAIVNLLYYPTDNLMAGIEYQWAKRDNFRDGWDAHLNKIQVSVKYKFSQYIYRRLNKS; translated from the coding sequence ATGAAAAATCTTAAGGGAGTATCCTTCATTATAACTTTGTTTTTTTTGTCATTATTTCATTCTGTTCGTGCGCAGGAAGATAAAGCGCCTACTTCTGAAGCAGCACCTAAAAAGGAGAAAGTGGACAGTATGTCGATTTACGGGTTTGCTATGGGGGATGCGGGATACAATTTCAATAACATAGATCCACTTTGGTTTGATGTGGTACGACCAACAAAATTACCAGCTTACAAAAATCAGTTCGGATCAGATGGTAACACCTTTTTTTCTGTTCGTCAATCACGACTTGGAGTAAAAAGTTATTTCAATACTCGTTATGGACAAATGAAGACAATCTTTGAAATAGATATGTTTGGAGTTGGTGTGGACGCTGGAGAAACTACCATTCGTTTACGCCATGCCTACGGTGAATTGGGGCGTTTTGGAGCAGGACAAACGCATAGTCCTTTTATGGATATTGACGTATTCCCTAATATATTGGACTACTGGGGACCTAACGGTATGATTTTCTTTCGTAACGTACAAATACGTTACATGCCTATTCAAAAAGAACACAGTCTATTGACGTTTGCATTGGAAAGACCAGGTGCCAGTCAGGATATGGGAAGGTATACAAGCAGTATCGAACTGGACAGTATAGAACCTAGATTTCCTCTTCCTGACTTTTCTGCTGAATATCGCCAAATGGGAAAGTTCGGTTATGTGAGAGTAGCTGGTATTATAAGAAGAATTATGTGGAAAGATCAGAATCCTGATTCACTTGACTTGTCTGGTGGGACAGTGGGATGGGGCTTTAATGTAAGTACCAATTTAAATCTAGGTAAGAAAGATATTTTCAGAGGACAGTTTGTATATGGCCGAGGAATACAAAGTTATATTAACGATGCTCCTAGTGATGTTGCACTCAAAGAAGATGCATCTCCTTCTCCAAAGCCAGTCAAAGCGGTTCCCATACCAATGATTAGTTTGGTTGCTTTTCTTGAACATACCTGGAGTGAAAAGTTCAGTACAACATTAGGTTATTCAATGTTAAACATTGATAATCCAGATGGTCAGTCTGATGATGCATTTCACAAAGGTCAATACGCCATCGTTAATTTACTCTACTATCCAACAGACAATTTAATGGCCGGTATAGAATATCAATGGGCAAAACGAGATAACTTTAGGGATGGATGGGATGCTCATTTGAATAAAATTCAAGTTTCTGTGAAATATAAATTTTCTCAATATATATACAGAAGGTTAAATAAATCTTAG
- the glsA gene encoding glutaminase A, whose product MKRKVQLSRGLFLKGFIGVLILGGLLFSFTFSKDEISAENIDLVIKEAYEKFKGVKEGKNADYIPYLAKVDPNLYGIAIITTDGHVHLVGDIKYEFGIESISKVVTLALAMQDRGPQVIKDSIGANATGLPFNSITALETLGKEPQNPMVNAGAIATASIVLPKNNKAEKWKKMHNYFNKFAGREIKVIDELFKSEMETNQRNKSIAILLQSYNRIFDDPMIALELYTKQCSFGINTKDLAVMAATLANNGVNPMTKEKLVEAKDVPEILSVMSTAGLYENTGEWMYTVGLPAKSGVGGGIMAVVPGKMGIAVFAPPLDPAGNSVKAQKAIEFIADKLSLNLFSAKK is encoded by the coding sequence ATGAAAAGAAAAGTACAATTGTCAAGAGGTTTATTCCTGAAAGGTTTTATTGGTGTTTTAATTCTTGGTGGTCTTTTGTTCTCTTTTACATTTTCTAAAGATGAGATATCAGCTGAAAATATTGACCTGGTTATAAAAGAAGCATATGAAAAATTTAAAGGTGTTAAGGAAGGGAAAAATGCAGATTATATTCCTTATCTGGCTAAGGTAGATCCCAATTTATATGGTATTGCTATCATTACAACAGATGGACATGTACATCTGGTAGGAGATATCAAATACGAGTTCGGTATAGAATCAATATCTAAGGTGGTTACATTGGCTCTTGCTATGCAGGACAGAGGACCTCAAGTTATAAAAGATAGTATAGGTGCAAATGCTACAGGTCTTCCATTTAATTCAATCACAGCTCTTGAAACTTTGGGGAAAGAACCTCAGAATCCCATGGTTAATGCAGGCGCTATAGCAACAGCCAGTATTGTGCTTCCAAAGAATAATAAGGCTGAAAAATGGAAAAAAATGCACAACTATTTTAACAAGTTTGCAGGAAGGGAGATAAAGGTTATCGATGAGCTTTTTAAATCTGAAATGGAAACTAACCAACGTAATAAATCAATTGCAATATTGCTTCAGTCTTATAACCGTATCTTTGATGATCCGATGATCGCACTTGAACTTTATACCAAACAGTGTTCATTTGGTATCAATACAAAAGACCTCGCAGTGATGGCTGCGACTCTTGCGAATAATGGTGTGAACCCAATGACTAAAGAGAAATTGGTTGAAGCTAAAGATGTTCCGGAAATTTTATCTGTAATGAGTACTGCAGGTTTATATGAAAATACCGGAGAATGGATGTATACTGTCGGACTACCTGCCAAGAGCGGAGTCGGTGGTGGTATTATGGCAGTGGTTCCCGGTAAAATGGGGATCGCTGTATTTGCTCCTCCTTTGGACCCTGCTGGTAATAGTGTGAAAGCTCAAAAAGCCATTGAATTTATTGCAGACAAATTGTCTTTGAATTTATTTTCTGCAAAGAAATAA